The following coding sequences are from one Synergistales bacterium window:
- a CDS encoding PAS domain S-box protein encodes MTLDETIGMSRKDGFPTEVEKSPWEVLFHHSRDGIVILDKGGGVYEANRQFASMLGYSLDELRQLQIWDWDHKFQKHELECMLRDIGEDGHHFETRHLRKDGTVIDVELSNVTTTINGQKLIFCLCRDITPYPSRRAILRSSPSQTREPCPKRCGSNSSPSSLPAANRSSKHGQT; translated from the coding sequence ATGACTCTGGACGAGACCATCGGCATGTCTCGAAAAGATGGGTTTCCGACGGAGGTGGAGAAATCCCCTTGGGAGGTGCTGTTCCACCACTCCAGGGACGGCATTGTCATCCTCGATAAAGGCGGCGGCGTCTACGAGGCGAACAGGCAGTTTGCCAGTATGCTCGGCTATTCCCTGGATGAGCTCCGCCAGCTCCAGATATGGGACTGGGACCACAAGTTTCAGAAGCATGAGCTCGAATGCATGCTCAGGGATATCGGCGAGGACGGCCATCATTTCGAAACAAGGCATCTCCGGAAAGACGGCACCGTGATCGATGTGGAGCTCAGCAACGTTACCACCACCATCAACGGGCAGAAGCTCATCTTCTGTCTATGCCGGGACATCACACCGTATCCCTCGAGGAGGGCGATCCTGCGGTCATCGCCGTCACAAACAAGGGAGCCGTGCCCAAAGAGGTGCGGGAGCAATTCTTCTCCAAGTTCACTACCAGCGGCAAACCGTTCCTCAAAACATGGACAAACATGA